In the genome of Microbacterium endophyticum, one region contains:
- the aroA gene encoding 3-phosphoshikimate 1-carboxyvinyltransferase, which translates to MSIHGYSPESKFPAPDAWRAPTAPGPLEATVSVPGSKSLTNRELILAAIADGPSLVRAPLHSDDSARMVDALRALGVDVTEHTGRGSFGPDLAITPRWPLRGGGVVDCGQAGTVMRFVAAVAGFAEGDVTLTAHASALHRPMGEMIKALRSVGLDIDDGGSWALPFTVRGHGQVRGGEVTMDASASSQFVSGLLLAAPRFDVGLHLIHSGSRLPSMPHIDMTVETLAHRGVHVERPTSTEWIVPPMPPRAKDVSIEPDLSNAAPFLAAALVTAGSVTVTDWPAHSTQPGILLSDLLTKMGGRASRRAGALTIIGTGHINGVELDLSAAGELAPTLVGLATLADAPSTFTGIGHLRGHETDRLAALVAEIRGLGGEAEELADGIRVFPRPMHGGLWHAHHDHRMATTGALIGLAVPGVHVDDIGTTAKTMPEFPELWQQLLGSMETGTA; encoded by the coding sequence ATGAGCATTCACGGGTATTCCCCCGAATCCAAGTTCCCCGCACCGGATGCCTGGCGCGCACCGACCGCACCCGGCCCGCTGGAGGCGACAGTGAGCGTGCCCGGCTCGAAGTCACTCACCAACCGGGAACTGATACTCGCAGCGATTGCCGATGGCCCGAGCCTCGTGCGGGCCCCGCTTCACTCGGATGATTCCGCGCGCATGGTGGATGCGCTTCGCGCTTTGGGCGTCGACGTCACCGAGCACACCGGTCGCGGCTCCTTCGGCCCCGATCTCGCGATCACACCACGCTGGCCGCTCCGCGGCGGAGGCGTCGTCGATTGCGGCCAAGCAGGAACCGTGATGCGTTTCGTCGCAGCTGTCGCAGGCTTTGCAGAGGGAGACGTGACACTCACGGCGCACGCAAGTGCGCTCCACCGTCCGATGGGCGAAATGATCAAAGCGCTCCGTAGCGTGGGCCTCGACATCGACGATGGAGGCTCGTGGGCGCTACCGTTCACTGTTCGCGGTCACGGACAGGTGCGCGGTGGCGAAGTGACCATGGATGCCAGTGCGTCAAGTCAGTTCGTATCTGGGCTGCTGCTCGCGGCCCCCCGCTTCGACGTCGGTCTCCATTTGATTCACAGTGGCAGCCGCCTACCGAGCATGCCTCATATCGATATGACGGTCGAGACGCTGGCCCACCGGGGCGTGCATGTCGAACGCCCCACTTCCACCGAGTGGATCGTTCCTCCGATGCCGCCGCGCGCGAAAGACGTGTCAATCGAGCCTGATCTTTCGAATGCCGCACCGTTTTTGGCTGCCGCACTTGTCACCGCGGGAAGCGTCACGGTCACCGATTGGCCTGCTCACTCGACCCAGCCGGGAATTTTGTTGAGTGATCTCCTCACGAAGATGGGCGGCCGCGCATCACGTCGCGCTGGCGCACTCACAATCATCGGCACCGGACATATCAACGGGGTCGAGCTCGACCTGTCGGCGGCAGGGGAACTCGCCCCTACTCTCGTTGGGCTCGCGACGCTCGCCGACGCCCCATCGACATTTACTGGCATCGGCCATCTGCGAGGGCACGAGACCGACCGACTTGCAGCGCTCGTCGCTGAGATTCGCGGCCTCGGCGGCGAGGCCGAAGAGCTGGCTGACGGCATCAGAGTCTTCCCACGTCCGATGCACGGCGGGCTTTGGCACGCGCACCACGATCACCGCATGGCAACGACTGGCGCGCTCATCGGTTTGGCCGTTCCGGGCGTTCACGTCGACGACATCGGCACCACCGCGAAGACGATGCCGGAGTTTCCGGAATTGTGGCAGCAGCTTCTCGGAAGCATGGAGACAGGTACCGCGTGA